In the Flagellimonas sp. MMG031 genome, one interval contains:
- a CDS encoding NUDIX domain-containing protein, producing MYEVFVNEAPLILTNERPQDSNGNLFSLDGDSIVEAIRLLSKKKLKKAYLYHPDDKKILKLFMHKIPVVVAGGGFVINKKGKVLFIYRNGKWDLPKGKVDKGESIESAAVREVEEETGVKDLVIERFLHTTYHIFKRNGEYRLKQTHWFIMSTDYTGKLVAEKSEGIKKVKWKGPRKTKKALKNSYHNIKVLFEDWPFD from the coding sequence ATGTATGAAGTTTTTGTTAATGAGGCTCCACTGATCTTAACAAACGAGCGACCCCAGGATTCCAATGGTAATTTGTTTTCTTTGGATGGTGATTCCATAGTTGAGGCGATTCGCCTATTGTCAAAAAAGAAGCTGAAAAAGGCGTATTTATATCATCCTGACGACAAAAAGATCCTCAAACTTTTCATGCACAAAATCCCCGTGGTTGTTGCGGGCGGTGGTTTTGTCATCAATAAAAAAGGGAAAGTACTTTTCATTTACAGAAATGGGAAATGGGACCTGCCCAAAGGTAAGGTGGATAAGGGGGAGTCCATAGAGAGCGCTGCTGTTCGCGAGGTGGAGGAGGAAACAGGGGTGAAAGATTTGGTCATCGAGCGGTTCCTTCATACTACCTACCATATTTTTAAGCGCAACGGGGAATATCGATTGAAGCAGACCCACTGGTTCATTATGTCAACGGATTATACGGGCAAATTGGTCGCAGAAAAATCCGAAGGCATCAAAAAAGTGAAATGGAAAGGTCCTCGCAAAACCAAAAAAGCACTAAAGAACTCCTACCACAATATTAAGGTACTGTTCGAGGATTGGCCCTTTGACTAA
- a CDS encoding biotin--[acetyl-CoA-carboxylase] ligase, whose product MGKHFQILKLDATDSTNIFLKDLLRSENPLDYTVVVTRRQLKGRGQMNTVWDSEGGKNLTFSVLKKFDAMSVRHQFALNIAVSLAVFNALNKLAIPDVQIKWPNDIMSGSRKICGILIENLLRGNKVGEAIIGIGLNVNQTDFGGLDKASSLKLVTGRNFDLDELLHTILECLKLQLDTVEAKTVAQLLPAYEQLLFRKDKPSTFADAKGERLMGYIRGVSTSGKLVIELEDRIIKEFDLKEVTLLY is encoded by the coding sequence TTGGGAAAACATTTTCAGATACTCAAACTTGATGCCACGGATTCCACAAATATCTTTTTGAAAGATTTGTTGCGCTCGGAAAATCCTTTGGATTATACCGTGGTCGTAACCCGTAGGCAGCTGAAGGGCAGGGGGCAAATGAATACAGTTTGGGATTCTGAAGGAGGTAAAAACCTAACGTTCAGTGTCTTAAAAAAGTTTGACGCCATGAGTGTCCGGCATCAATTTGCGCTCAATATTGCAGTGTCCTTGGCCGTTTTCAATGCCCTGAACAAGCTCGCCATTCCTGATGTACAGATCAAATGGCCTAACGACATTATGTCAGGTTCGCGCAAGATCTGTGGCATTTTGATAGAAAACTTGCTTAGGGGCAATAAGGTGGGCGAAGCGATCATAGGCATCGGGCTTAATGTAAACCAGACGGATTTTGGGGGTTTGGACAAGGCGTCTTCCTTAAAATTGGTGACCGGTAGGAATTTCGATTTGGACGAACTCCTTCATACCATTTTGGAATGCCTTAAACTCCAACTGGATACCGTGGAAGCGAAAACAGTCGCCCAATTGCTGCCCGCCTACGAGCAATTGTTGTTCCGAAAGGATAAGCCCTCGACCTTTGCCGATGCGAAAGGGGAGCGGTTAATGGGTTATATCCGAGGTGTGTCCACCTCCGGAAAGTTGGTCATCGAATTGGAGGACCGGATTATAAAGGAATTTGATCTAAAGGAGGTAACGCTTCTTTACTGA
- the rsfS gene encoding ribosome silencing factor, producing the protein MQKKKASADELIALILEGIEDVKGVDINLLDLREIENTVCDYFIICNGTSNTHVNAIVSSVQKKVSKALQDKPWHVEGSENAEWVLMDYVNVVVHVFQKHIREFYDIEGLWGDAKVTMVESSYNS; encoded by the coding sequence ATGCAGAAAAAGAAAGCTAGCGCAGATGAATTGATTGCCTTGATTCTGGAAGGAATAGAAGACGTTAAAGGAGTTGACATAAATCTACTGGACCTTAGGGAAATCGAAAATACAGTTTGCGACTACTTCATCATCTGTAACGGTACTTCCAACACACATGTGAACGCAATTGTATCCTCCGTGCAGAAAAAGGTCAGCAAGGCCCTGCAGGACAAGCCATGGCATGTTGAGGGTTCTGAGAACGCCGAATGGGTGCTTATGGACTATGTCAACGTTGTGGTGCATGTATTTCAAAAACACATAAGGGAATTCTATGATATTGAGGGGCTTTGGGGAGATGCCAAGGTCACTATGGTGGAAAGCAGTTACAATTCTTAA
- the pyrE gene encoding orotate phosphoribosyltransferase, with the protein MVLDKGIAKKTAELLLQINAIKLEPENPFTWASGWKSPIYCDNRIMLSYPAVRNFVREEIAKQVENLYGRPDVIAGVATGAIGIGILVAEALGLPFVYVRPKPKEHGRQNQIEGHFEPGQSVVVIEDLISTGNSSLNAVQALKEQNADIKGMIAIFTYGFPVSTENFKKEGVELHTLSDYENLIEQASDTHYIKENQLQTLLEWRSNPQQWKP; encoded by the coding sequence ATGGTTTTAGATAAGGGAATCGCAAAAAAAACAGCAGAGCTGTTATTACAAATTAATGCAATTAAGTTGGAACCTGAAAATCCTTTTACATGGGCTTCAGGTTGGAAATCGCCAATTTATTGTGATAATAGGATCATGCTCTCTTACCCCGCGGTAAGAAACTTTGTTCGAGAAGAAATTGCAAAGCAAGTAGAGAACCTCTATGGTAGGCCCGACGTGATTGCCGGCGTAGCCACGGGTGCCATCGGAATCGGTATTTTGGTAGCAGAGGCCCTAGGTCTTCCCTTTGTTTACGTAAGGCCAAAACCAAAAGAGCACGGGAGGCAAAATCAGATTGAAGGACATTTTGAACCTGGACAGAGTGTTGTGGTCATCGAGGATTTGATCAGCACTGGGAATAGTAGCCTTAATGCCGTCCAAGCCCTGAAGGAGCAAAACGCCGATATCAAAGGAATGATTGCCATCTTCACCTACGGTTTTCCCGTTTCAACCGAAAACTTTAAAAAAGAAGGTGTGGAACTGCATACCCTCTCCGACTACGAGAATTTGATAGAGCAGGCTTCCGACACCCATTACATAAAAGAAAATCAATTACAGACCCTATTGGAGTGGAGATCGAATCCACAACAATGGAAACCATAG
- a CDS encoding LUD domain-containing protein, whose translation MGVFKKLFGGGKKVSKETAETRGEHMPDLKIPVDEKFTIYFKKNGGKFIYCEDFAEVSEALKNIVSENDWQNHLFYSLDPRIETKFASEKLQFTNNRNESDIFFTTCEHLVAHNGSILVCSHQIKEKKLDELPSNLIVFATTSQLVDSISEALKIIKERYQKNIPNNITTLKHFQQTPENKDDFLSYGSASKNVYLLLLEDF comes from the coding sequence ATGGGAGTTTTTAAAAAACTTTTCGGAGGAGGAAAAAAGGTTTCCAAAGAAACTGCGGAAACCCGGGGAGAACACATGCCCGACCTAAAAATTCCCGTTGATGAAAAGTTTACCATCTACTTCAAAAAAAATGGTGGAAAGTTCATTTACTGTGAAGATTTTGCCGAAGTTTCCGAGGCACTCAAGAACATCGTTTCGGAAAACGACTGGCAAAACCACCTCTTCTATTCGCTGGATCCTAGGATAGAGACTAAGTTTGCTTCGGAAAAGCTTCAATTCACCAACAATCGCAACGAAAGTGATATTTTCTTTACCACCTGCGAACACTTGGTGGCCCATAATGGGTCCATTTTGGTGTGTTCCCATCAAATCAAGGAAAAGAAACTGGACGAACTACCGTCCAATCTCATTGTGTTCGCCACCACGAGCCAGTTGGTAGATTCCATTAGCGAAGCACTCAAAATAATCAAGGAACGGTACCAGAAAAACATCCCCAACAATATCACCACCCTAAAGCACTTTCAGCAAACACCCGAAAACAAAGATGACTTTCTTTCCTATGGGAGTGCTTCCAAAAATGTATATCTTTTACTCCTAGAAGATTTCTGA
- a CDS encoding PAS domain-containing protein: MKAVERVDPFYVLKQLPKATALISQEGTLLDASCSWLKMFGIPSFTKGNGPEIFTLFPENIELKQQLKDNLSFTLEHTIKVNYTTLHLKSHFAPWFDEKENVIGTIVQTDDITSETKKQEELDWLHNILETKMEVSKTGWWEYDLKTEELFWCKETKRIHQVPENYLPNAQEAINFYKVGYSRNKASMLFHRVTNNLQPYDINLLLVTYMGQERWVRITGKPLVKNGKVIKVFGTIKDIHEEVMADTRVREHQQLLSTLVDSLPLNVYVKDLESRKILVNKSECNYLGKKPIDLIGKTDFDLFEKEYAQISREEDLQVMKNLTPIIGKETKSVINGKVTHHLTSKIPYFDLDGKVCGLIGTSMDITHMKKKEEQLRSLNTIAVMQNQKLISFAHIVSHNLRSHSANFSMLLGFLDAEKDPTERLRLIKMLRQASDNLLETLANLNQVVDVNSNTLVIKKNVQLRHAVVKVLQDQSALLEHNHAQVTNYVPEELQINCVPAYLDSILLNLVSNAVKYKSSDRKLQITINALKSQKGIELSISDNGLGIDLNKYGNKIFGMYKTFHNREDAKGFGLYLVKNQIEAMGGSITVQSEVDKGTTFNVSFNEES, translated from the coding sequence TTGAAAGCAGTTGAGAGAGTTGATCCATTTTATGTTTTGAAACAGTTGCCCAAGGCAACGGCGCTTATTTCCCAAGAGGGTACTCTTTTGGATGCTTCCTGCTCTTGGTTGAAAATGTTCGGAATTCCTTCCTTCACCAAGGGAAATGGCCCGGAAATTTTTACCTTGTTTCCCGAGAACATCGAATTAAAGCAGCAACTCAAGGACAACCTTTCTTTCACCCTTGAGCATACCATCAAAGTCAACTATACCACCCTACACCTCAAAAGCCATTTTGCTCCCTGGTTCGATGAAAAGGAAAATGTGATTGGTACCATTGTCCAAACGGACGATATCACCTCCGAAACAAAAAAACAAGAAGAATTGGACTGGCTCCATAACATTTTGGAGACCAAGATGGAAGTGTCCAAAACCGGTTGGTGGGAATATGATTTAAAAACCGAAGAGCTATTCTGGTGCAAAGAAACCAAACGCATTCATCAGGTTCCGGAAAATTATCTGCCAAACGCGCAGGAGGCCATCAATTTTTACAAAGTGGGATACAGCAGAAACAAGGCTTCCATGCTGTTCCATCGAGTAACCAATAACCTTCAACCTTACGATATCAACCTTTTGCTGGTTACCTATATGGGACAAGAGCGATGGGTACGTATTACAGGTAAACCTTTGGTAAAAAATGGAAAGGTCATCAAAGTATTTGGAACGATCAAGGATATTCATGAGGAAGTAATGGCAGATACACGGGTAAGGGAACACCAGCAGTTATTGTCCACTTTGGTAGATAGCCTCCCCTTAAACGTCTACGTAAAGGATCTGGAATCCAGAAAAATTTTGGTCAACAAGAGTGAATGCAACTATTTGGGCAAAAAACCAATTGACCTCATCGGTAAAACCGATTTTGACCTGTTTGAAAAAGAGTATGCCCAAATTTCCCGTGAGGAAGACCTTCAGGTCATGAAAAACCTGACGCCAATTATTGGAAAAGAGACCAAAAGTGTCATAAATGGTAAGGTAACCCATCATCTTACCTCCAAAATCCCCTATTTTGATCTGGACGGCAAAGTCTGTGGCCTTATTGGGACGAGCATGGACATTACGCACATGAAAAAGAAGGAGGAACAATTGCGGAGCCTCAACACCATTGCGGTGATGCAAAACCAAAAACTGATCAGCTTTGCACATATTGTTTCACATAACCTAAGGTCGCATTCCGCCAACTTTTCCATGTTATTGGGATTTCTAGATGCTGAAAAGGATCCCACGGAAAGGCTGCGATTGATCAAGATGCTACGCCAAGCTTCCGACAATCTCTTGGAAACCTTGGCCAACCTGAACCAAGTGGTAGATGTAAACTCAAATACCTTGGTGATCAAAAAAAACGTGCAACTACGCCATGCTGTGGTAAAGGTATTGCAGGACCAGTCGGCACTATTGGAGCACAACCACGCACAGGTAACAAACTATGTTCCTGAGGAGTTACAGATCAACTGTGTACCTGCCTATCTGGACAGCATATTGTTGAATCTGGTGTCCAATGCGGTCAAGTATAAAAGTTCCGACCGTAAACTCCAGATTACCATCAATGCCCTAAAATCCCAAAAAGGGATTGAACTGAGCATCTCCGATAATGGACTTGGAATTGATCTAAACAAATACGGAAACAAAATATTTGGAATGTACAAAACGTTCCACAACAGAGAAGATGCCAAAGGCTTTGGGCTTTACTTGGTAAAGAACCAAATCGAGGCCATGGGCGGAAGTATAACAGTGCAGAGTGAAGTAGATAAAGGCACTACATTCAATGTAAGTTTTAATGAAGAAAGTTAG
- a CDS encoding M14 family metallopeptidase: MKQIILFLSIVLIVSCKSETQDEQSSYPTHYELSEGKETATYQQTIDYYMALAREFPEINIQTIGKTDSGYPLHTVTFNPDGDFNFENIRKEKTIILINNGIHPGESDGIDATMMLYRDLATGALEAPKNTVLVTIPVYNVGGALNRNSTTRANQNGPESYGFRGNARNYDLNRDFIKMDTQNARTFAQIFHMVKPDVFVDNHVSNGADYQYTLTHLFTQHNKLGGEMGKYLHDTFMPGLEQSLIEKEWDITPYVNVFNVPPEEGFSQFMDHPRYSTGYTTLWSTLGLMVETHMLKPYQQRVEGTYALMKSLIDVVEKEHSTIKTLRKETLESNLELSEYHFNWQVDTTQTSTLSFKGYEAERLTSEVTGLPRLKYNRDKPFTKETIYKDYYYPMDTVTIPEAYIVKRSWNKVIERLDANKIQYIPIKKDTTLSVEVYSIEEYDTRNSPYEGHYLHSDTKVSKNVKDIHFREGDLWVPTRQPGIRYLLETFEPQGADSFFNWNFFDTVLQRKEGFSPYVFEDVALEMLQKDSLLAKEFEAKKEEDLNFSNNWYAQLNWIFERSVHFEEAYLTYPIYRVAKNSEAAGLFAN, translated from the coding sequence TTGAAGCAGATTATTCTTTTTTTGTCCATAGTTCTCATAGTCTCCTGTAAGTCTGAAACACAGGACGAGCAATCGTCTTATCCTACCCATTACGAACTTTCGGAAGGCAAGGAAACGGCGACCTATCAACAGACCATTGATTACTACATGGCCTTGGCCCGCGAATTTCCAGAAATCAATATCCAGACCATAGGAAAAACGGACAGTGGCTACCCCTTGCACACCGTTACCTTTAACCCTGACGGGGACTTTAATTTTGAAAATATCCGCAAGGAAAAGACCATCATCCTAATAAATAACGGTATACATCCTGGGGAAAGCGATGGTATCGACGCCACCATGATGCTGTACCGCGATTTGGCCACAGGTGCATTGGAAGCTCCAAAGAACACCGTATTGGTTACCATTCCGGTCTATAATGTGGGCGGTGCGCTCAACCGAAACTCCACCACCCGGGCCAACCAAAACGGTCCAGAATCCTACGGATTTCGGGGCAACGCCCGAAATTACGATTTGAATCGTGACTTCATAAAAATGGATACCCAAAACGCCAGAACTTTTGCCCAAATATTCCATATGGTAAAGCCTGATGTTTTTGTGGACAACCATGTAAGTAATGGTGCCGACTACCAATACACCTTGACCCATTTGTTCACACAGCACAATAAATTGGGAGGCGAAATGGGCAAATACCTCCATGACACTTTTATGCCAGGTCTCGAACAATCCTTGATTGAAAAGGAGTGGGACATTACCCCCTACGTTAATGTGTTCAATGTTCCGCCGGAAGAAGGTTTTAGCCAATTTATGGACCATCCGCGATACTCCACCGGCTATACCACCCTATGGAGCACTTTGGGGCTAATGGTAGAGACCCATATGCTAAAACCCTACCAACAACGTGTGGAAGGCACCTATGCTTTGATGAAAAGCTTGATTGATGTAGTGGAAAAAGAGCACAGTACCATCAAAACGCTCCGTAAGGAAACATTGGAATCCAATTTGGAGCTTTCCGAATACCATTTCAATTGGCAAGTGGATACCACGCAAACCAGCACCCTCAGCTTTAAGGGGTATGAAGCAGAACGACTGACAAGTGAAGTAACCGGCCTACCACGGTTAAAATACAATCGCGATAAGCCCTTTACCAAAGAAACCATTTATAAGGATTATTATTACCCCATGGATACGGTGACCATTCCAGAAGCCTACATTGTTAAGCGTAGTTGGAACAAGGTAATCGAGCGGTTGGATGCCAACAAAATACAATACATACCCATAAAAAAGGACACCACGCTTTCCGTGGAAGTGTATAGTATTGAGGAATACGATACCAGAAATTCGCCCTACGAAGGCCACTATCTCCATTCGGATACCAAGGTATCCAAAAACGTAAAGGACATCCATTTTAGGGAAGGTGATCTTTGGGTACCTACAAGACAGCCCGGTATTCGGTACCTGTTGGAAACCTTTGAGCCCCAAGGAGCGGACTCATTCTTCAATTGGAACTTTTTTGATACTGTTTTACAGCGAAAAGAAGGCTTTTCTCCTTATGTTTTTGAGGACGTAGCTTTGGAAATGCTACAAAAGGATTCTTTATTGGCAAAAGAGTTTGAAGCCAAAAAAGAGGAAGACCTGAATTTTTCGAACAATTGGTATGCACAGCTCAATTGGATTTTTGAGCGTTCCGTACATTTTGAAGAGGCCTATTTGACCTACCCCATCTACCGTGTTGCCAAAAACAGTGAAGCTGCGGGATTGTTCGCCAATTAG
- the ftsH gene encoding ATP-dependent zinc metalloprotease FtsH codes for MAKENNPNNTPKKPRFSSWWIYGVVIALIIGFQFFGGSNFSSTEKTTTSELQEFLRNGDISKIVIITNTRQAKVYLTEEAMKKDVHKGVAEKPLFPSTNLVPQYVLDYGDLQIFQNEITEIKKENNLDTIVEFDTESNVLGEIFLTLLPFALIIGIWIYLMRRMSGGAGGGAGGQIFNIGKSKAKLFDEKTDTRTSFKDVAGLEGAKEEVQEIVEFLKNPDKYTSLGGKIPKGALLVGPPGTGKTLLAKAVAGEAKVPFFSLSGSDFVEMFVGVGASRVRDLFKQAKDKSPAIIFIDEIDAIGRARGKNNFTGSNDERENTLNQLLTEMDGFGTNTNVIVLAATNRADVLDKALMRAGRFDRQIYVDLPDLNERKEIFEVHLRPIKTAETLDLDFLAKQTPGFSGADIANVCNEAALIAARKEKKAVTKQDFLDAVDRIVGGLEKKNKIITPEEKKTIAFHEAGHATVSWMLEHAAPLVKVTIVPRGQSLGAAWYLPEERLIVRPEQMLDEMCATMGGRAAEKVMFGKISTGALSDLEKVTKQARAMVTIYGLNDELGNITYYDSTGQNEYGFTKPYSEETAQKIDQEISKMIEAQYQRAIKLLEDNKDKLTELAERLLDKEVIFKDDLEKIFGQRPFEKEEEKLEPAE; via the coding sequence ATGGCAAAAGAAAACAACCCAAATAATACACCAAAGAAGCCACGTTTTAGTTCGTGGTGGATATATGGCGTAGTCATCGCATTGATCATCGGCTTCCAGTTTTTTGGTGGAAGCAATTTTTCAAGTACGGAAAAAACAACAACCTCCGAATTACAGGAATTCTTGCGCAATGGTGATATCTCCAAGATTGTCATCATTACCAATACCAGACAGGCCAAGGTATACCTCACCGAGGAGGCCATGAAGAAGGACGTTCACAAAGGAGTGGCCGAAAAGCCACTGTTCCCATCAACCAATCTGGTTCCCCAGTATGTATTGGACTATGGTGACCTTCAGATTTTCCAGAACGAAATCACCGAGATAAAGAAAGAGAACAACTTGGATACCATTGTCGAGTTTGACACGGAATCCAATGTACTTGGCGAAATATTTTTGACGCTCTTACCATTTGCCTTGATCATTGGTATTTGGATCTACCTGATGCGTAGAATGTCAGGCGGTGCCGGAGGCGGTGCTGGTGGACAGATTTTCAACATAGGGAAGTCCAAGGCCAAACTCTTCGACGAGAAAACCGATACCCGTACATCTTTTAAAGATGTTGCTGGATTGGAAGGGGCCAAGGAAGAAGTTCAAGAAATTGTGGAGTTCCTTAAAAACCCGGATAAATACACCTCTCTTGGTGGTAAAATCCCAAAGGGAGCCTTATTGGTAGGCCCTCCGGGAACGGGTAAAACCCTTTTGGCGAAAGCCGTAGCAGGTGAAGCCAAGGTTCCTTTCTTCTCCTTGTCCGGTTCGGATTTTGTGGAAATGTTCGTAGGGGTTGGAGCATCAAGGGTGCGTGACCTTTTCAAACAAGCAAAGGATAAGTCACCGGCTATCATTTTTATTGATGAAATCGACGCCATTGGACGAGCTAGGGGAAAAAACAACTTCACAGGTTCCAATGACGAACGTGAGAATACCCTGAACCAGTTATTGACCGAAATGGATGGATTTGGAACCAATACCAACGTAATTGTATTGGCCGCTACCAACCGTGCCGATGTGCTGGACAAAGCCTTGATGCGTGCAGGACGTTTTGACCGTCAAATCTATGTGGACCTGCCCGACCTCAACGAAAGAAAAGAAATATTCGAAGTACACCTTCGTCCAATAAAAACCGCCGAAACCCTGGATTTGGACTTTTTGGCCAAACAGACCCCAGGATTCTCCGGAGCCGATATTGCCAACGTTTGTAACGAAGCGGCATTGATTGCTGCCCGTAAGGAGAAAAAAGCGGTCACCAAACAAGACTTCTTGGATGCCGTGGATAGAATTGTGGGTGGTCTGGAAAAAAAGAATAAAATCATCACCCCAGAAGAGAAAAAGACCATTGCGTTCCACGAAGCAGGTCACGCCACGGTAAGCTGGATGTTGGAACATGCCGCGCCTTTGGTGAAAGTGACCATCGTTCCTCGCGGTCAGTCGCTTGGAGCTGCTTGGTATTTGCCCGAAGAACGTTTGATCGTACGACCAGAACAGATGTTGGACGAGATGTGTGCCACCATGGGAGGCAGAGCCGCGGAGAAAGTGATGTTCGGAAAAATTTCAACAGGAGCATTGAGCGATTTGGAGAAAGTGACCAAACAGGCCAGGGCCATGGTGACCATTTACGGACTGAATGACGAATTGGGCAATATCACCTATTACGATTCCACGGGTCAAAACGAGTACGGCTTTACCAAACCTTATAGTGAGGAAACGGCCCAAAAGATTGATCAGGAAATATCCAAAATGATTGAAGCGCAATATCAAAGGGCCATTAAATTGCTGGAGGACAACAAGGACAAACTCACCGAGCTTGCCGAACGTCTTTTGGACAAGGAGGTCATATTCAAGGACGATTTGGAAAAAATCTTTGGACAGCGCCCTTTTGAAAAAGAGGAAGAAAAGTTGGAGCCAGCAGAGTAA
- a CDS encoding response regulator gives MKKVSCIFIVDDDPITVFGIKKMLKSVAECDDIQIFQNGHEAHEALKERNKTGGNIPEVIFLDINMPIMDGWEFLDELIQLEIKEQIVINMITSSIDPLDHKKWAEFKDRCPYPLNFKNKPIFKIEANELGCMGIAS, from the coding sequence ATGAAGAAAGTTAGTTGTATTTTTATTGTGGACGATGACCCCATAACTGTTTTTGGCATCAAAAAAATGTTGAAGTCGGTAGCGGAATGCGATGACATCCAAATTTTTCAAAATGGCCACGAGGCCCATGAAGCACTTAAGGAAAGAAACAAAACCGGAGGGAACATTCCCGAGGTTATCTTTTTGGACATCAACATGCCCATAATGGATGGATGGGAGTTTTTGGATGAACTGATCCAACTGGAGATCAAAGAGCAGATCGTCATCAATATGATCACATCGTCCATAGACCCATTGGACCATAAAAAGTGGGCGGAATTCAAAGACCGCTGCCCCTATCCGCTCAACTTTAAGAACAAACCCATTTTCAAAATCGAAGCAAACGAACTGGGTTGTATGGGGATTGCGTCGTAG
- the coaD gene encoding pantetheine-phosphate adenylyltransferase yields the protein MRRALFPGSFDPLTLGHYDIIKRGITLFDELVIAIGINADKSYMFSLEERVRFIEEAFKDEPKIKVTTYQGLTVDFCKKIGANFILRGLRNPADFEFEKAIAHTNRKLSEIETVFLLTSSGKSYISSSIVRDVIRNGGDYSGLVPDTVVVKS from the coding sequence ATGAGACGCGCACTCTTCCCCGGTTCCTTTGATCCATTGACACTAGGCCACTACGACATCATTAAAAGAGGGATTACCCTTTTTGACGAACTGGTCATAGCCATAGGAATCAATGCCGATAAAAGCTACATGTTTTCCTTGGAGGAACGTGTGAGGTTTATTGAAGAGGCCTTCAAGGACGAACCCAAGATCAAAGTGACTACTTACCAAGGTCTTACGGTGGATTTCTGTAAAAAAATCGGTGCCAATTTTATTTTAAGGGGACTGCGCAACCCTGCTGATTTCGAGTTTGAAAAGGCCATTGCACACACCAATCGCAAGCTTTCCGAAATTGAAACGGTATTTCTGTTGACCTCCTCCGGCAAATCGTACATCAGCTCCTCCATTGTTCGCGACGTTATCCGAAATGGCGGGGACTACTCCGGTCTGGTGCCGGATACGGTCGTGGTCAAATCCTAG
- a CDS encoding phosphatidate cytidylyltransferase, giving the protein MREILRRSITGVIYVVLLLGAVFLSSDAFDFLFMAFGLGCLYEYKRIVKLKGYYIFMAYLALWWVFIYLTNDTMAVNMLMLFTIAVDIALLMFLFSKKPKYFNDVQKFLIGLFYIGGGCIFLTMIPYKIDEFAQFLIMGIFILIWVNDTFAYLVGRTLGRKLFPAVSPKKTIEGSVGGLIFALVAAYFLSWYETRLSIIEWMAMACLIVVAGSLGDLLESKFKRMAGVKDSGAILPGHGGIWDRLDSLVFAAPFAYLILNIFSYVS; this is encoded by the coding sequence ATGAGAGAAATTTTAAGACGCTCCATAACAGGGGTAATTTACGTAGTACTTCTGTTGGGCGCAGTATTTTTGAGTTCGGACGCCTTCGACTTTCTTTTTATGGCCTTCGGACTTGGATGTCTGTATGAGTACAAGCGAATTGTAAAGCTAAAGGGGTACTACATCTTCATGGCCTATTTGGCCCTGTGGTGGGTTTTTATTTACCTCACCAACGACACTATGGCCGTGAACATGCTCATGCTTTTCACCATCGCGGTGGACATTGCCCTATTGATGTTCCTGTTCTCCAAAAAACCCAAATATTTCAATGACGTACAGAAATTCTTGATCGGGCTCTTCTACATTGGTGGCGGGTGTATTTTTTTGACGATGATACCTTACAAAATTGATGAATTTGCCCAATTTTTGATCATGGGCATCTTTATTTTGATATGGGTAAACGATACATTTGCCTATCTGGTGGGACGAACTTTGGGACGCAAACTTTTTCCTGCAGTTTCCCCAAAAAAAACTATTGAAGGTTCTGTCGGAGGTCTTATTTTTGCACTGGTCGCCGCCTATTTTTTATCGTGGTACGAAACACGGCTTTCGATAATCGAGTGGATGGCAATGGCTTGCTTGATCGTGGTCGCAGGAAGTTTGGGCGACTTGTTGGAATCCAAGTTTAAACGAATGGCCGGTGTAAAAGATAGTGGCGCTATCCTGCCGGGACATGGTGGAATCTGGGACCGATTGGACAGTTTGGTGTTTGCCGCACCATTTGCATATTTGATTTTAAATATTTTCTCCTATGTTTCATAA
- a CDS encoding SRPBCC family protein → MHIETSKKIVSKSDKEVFEFLTDIKNFETLMPENIEKFEVLDENTFKFALKGMPEIVLRLKEQHPNEKVVLGAASDKLPFTLTADIKALDNDQSEVGLSFEGEFNAMMAMMIKGPITNFMGTLSNNMDKIGQ, encoded by the coding sequence ATGCACATTGAGACCTCAAAAAAAATCGTATCCAAAAGCGATAAAGAAGTGTTTGAATTCCTGACAGATATCAAAAACTTTGAAACCTTAATGCCCGAGAATATCGAAAAATTTGAAGTGTTGGACGAGAATACCTTCAAGTTTGCCTTGAAAGGTATGCCGGAAATCGTGCTACGGCTCAAGGAACAGCATCCAAACGAAAAGGTAGTCTTGGGTGCAGCAAGCGATAAATTGCCGTTTACACTTACAGCTGACATCAAAGCTTTGGATAATGATCAAAGTGAGGTCGGCCTAAGCTTCGAAGGGGAATTCAACGCCATGATGGCCATGATGATCAAAGGACCCATCACCAATTTTATGGGAACCCTGTCCAACAATATGGACAAAATCGGTCAGTAA